ATTGGTCGGTTCATCAAGTATCAACAAGTTGACGGGTTCAAGCAGCAGCTTGATCATAGCCAATCGGCTGCGTTCTCCACCGCTAAGGAACTTCACTTTCTTTTCAGAGGTCTCACCACCAAACATGAAAGCACCGAGCAGGTCATTGATTTTCAGTCGTATATCCCCAGTAGCCACACGGTCTATCGTGTCATAGATGCTAAGCGACTCATCAAGAAGCTGGGCCTGATTTTGGGCAAAATAGCCAATTTGAACATTGTGCCCAATCTTCAACTTGCCTGTATAGGGAATTTCACCCATGATACATTTTACAAGCGTTGACTTTCCTTCACCATTCTTTCCGACAAAAGCTACTTTCTCACCGCGCTTGATGGTCAGCGTTACATGTTCGAAAACGGTGTGCGAACCATAGTCTTTCCGCACGTCGTCACAGATGATGGGGTAATCGCCACTACGCAGACAAGGGGGAAATTTCAAATGCATGGCACTGTTATCCACCTCGTCAACCTCAATGGGAACTATCTTTTCAAGCTGCCGAATGCGTTGCTGCACCTGCACGGCTTTCGTGGCCTGATACCTGAACCGCTCGATGAAAGCCTTTGTGTCGGCAATCTCTTTCTGTTGGTTTTCGTAAGCACGCAGCTGTTGTTCACGGCGTTCCTTGCGCAAAACAAGGTACTCATTATATTTTACTTTATAGTCTTCAACATGGCCACAAACGATTTCCAACGTTCTGTTGGTTACATTATTGATAAAAGCACGGTCGTGACTTACCAGCACAACTGCACTCGGACTCTGCACCAAGAACTGCTCCAACCACTGTATACTCTCGATATCAAGGTGATTGGTAGGCTCATCAAGCAACAGCACATCAGGCTTTTTCAACAGTATCTTTGCCAGCTCAATGCGCATACGCCAACCTCCTGAGAACTCTTTGGTAGGCCGTTCAAAGTCGTCACGCGTAAAGCCAAGACCGGTCAATGTACGTTCTATTTCAGCCTCATAGTTCTCTCCTCCGAGCATCATATAACGTTCATGTTCCTGTGTGAAGCGTTCTACAAGCGCGGCGTAGTCATCACTTTCGTAATCTGTTCGGTCGGCCATTTCCTGCTCCATTTTCTTCAATCGAGCCTTCATCTTCGTGTTATCGGAAAACGCCTTACGTGTTTCTTCGCGCACGGTGGTGTCATCCTGCAGCTTCATCACCTGTGGCAAATAGCCTATGGTGACATCATTCGGAACGGAAACAACGCCACTCGTGGGTTGCTGAAGACCGCAAAGTATCTTCAACATCGTAGATTTTCCTGCACCATTCTTCCCAACAAGCGCTATTCTGTCACGATCGTTCACAACAAAACTCACGTCGGTGAACAGCGGCTTCACACCAAATTCAACCTTTAAACCTTCTACTGATATCATTCTATTTAGCTTATTTCGCGCATACAAAGGTAGCCATTATCAATAATACTACAAAAATAATTCCTATTTATTTAAGAATAGTAGTACCTTTGCGACTTAACAAATTACAGACATGAACAACAATTATCAAATCATAGCCAAGAAGCTTATGCTTCCCGAAAAGCAGGTGGAAAACACCATATTGCTGCTCAATGAAGGCTGCACTATCCCTTTTATTGCCCGTTACCGCAAGGAACGCACAGGCTCACTCGATGAAGTTCAGATTGCTGCTATCAGCGAACAATACGCCAAGATGCAGGAACTCACCAAACGAAAAGATACCATCTGCAAGACAATAGAAGAACAAGGCAAACTGACAGCTGACTTGAAGCGGAAGATAGAAGCTACGTGGGACGCTACTGAATTAGAGGATATTTATCTGCCTTTCAAGCCTAAACGAAGAACAAAGGCACAGATTGCGCGTGAAAACGGACTCGAACCGCTGGCCACAATCCTGCTGTTGCAACGCGAACAACAGCCCGAAGCTGTTGCCAAACGCTTTCTTAAAGGAGATATAAAAAGTG
The nucleotide sequence above comes from Segatella oris. Encoded proteins:
- a CDS encoding ABC-F family ATP-binding cassette domain-containing protein — its product is MISVEGLKVEFGVKPLFTDVSFVVNDRDRIALVGKNGAGKSTMLKILCGLQQPTSGVVSVPNDVTIGYLPQVMKLQDDTTVREETRKAFSDNTKMKARLKKMEQEMADRTDYESDDYAALVERFTQEHERYMMLGGENYEAEIERTLTGLGFTRDDFERPTKEFSGGWRMRIELAKILLKKPDVLLLDEPTNHLDIESIQWLEQFLVQSPSAVVLVSHDRAFINNVTNRTLEIVCGHVEDYKVKYNEYLVLRKERREQQLRAYENQQKEIADTKAFIERFRYQATKAVQVQQRIRQLEKIVPIEVDEVDNSAMHLKFPPCLRSGDYPIICDDVRKDYGSHTVFEHVTLTIKRGEKVAFVGKNGEGKSTLVKCIMGEIPYTGKLKIGHNVQIGYFAQNQAQLLDESLSIYDTIDRVATGDIRLKINDLLGAFMFGGETSEKKVKFLSGGERSRLAMIKLLLEPVNLLILDEPTNHLDLPSKDVLKEAIKAFDGTAIIVSHDREFLDGLVDKVYEFGGGKVVEHLGGIYDYLRVHHAETIQEAIGNKAAVEPEEKQPEAPEKAGKQNYQERKEWQKKINKAEKAVKESEKRIANMEQRIKELDALLMNPKNASNMELVTEYTSTKQKLDQENEQWFMLSEALNELKDKV